A stretch of DNA from Salmo trutta chromosome 12, fSalTru1.1, whole genome shotgun sequence:
CGGGAGCAGGCGGAGCGCCTCCTCTACCCCCCAGAGACTGGACTGTTCCTGGCGAGGGAGAGCACCAACTACCCCGGGGACTACACCCTGTGTGTCAGCTGTGACGGCAAGGTGGAGCACTACCGCATCATCTACCACGACGGCAAGCTCAGCATCGACGAGGAGGAGTTCTTCCAGAACCTCATGCAGCTGGTGGAGGTAAGTCGGTGTCAGTCCCAAACGCTCCCTATTTCTTACGGTTTAGGCTACTCCCTCAGCTCTCACACTGCCTATCCTGTATGGTGGTAAGGTACTCGTCAAGGACGCTTAGTCGTATAGTTAGAGAAGGCAAAGGGGGTGGAGGTTATTGATGGGAGAGCGATCAATATTATTTTGGGAAATGTATTATATTGATACTTTGACTAAAGTATGGATTTAAGTTAACGTTAGCaagcgctagtcggctgtaccaGGTATTTTTTTCATCCTATATCTTGTTCTGTCTTTTTTAAATAGgaagccaacatgttttcagcacttagttccatgactgatcaaaactccttttcctgtgctctctctcctctctgcagcagacctatactgagcaatatgtttggaacatcaaatggCAATACATATATAATCGGCACCTAAGTACCATGATATCGTTCTGTCCCTGGAATTTCCCAGTCCTAGTGGAGGGAGACCTCCGTCTACTGCGTGGTCTATTAGACAGCTTCTACTACAGCAGTAGGGTTGAGTCAGTGTGTTAAGGGAGGAAGGAGGCCATGGTGGGAAAGGTCTCTCTTCCCCAGAGAGAAGATGCTCCATCAGGCTTCTAGCTAGATTGTTTGCAATCACACTTTAATTAACGCTCCTCTCTGTCCCAGAGGCGCTGCTGGGATTTAGGCAGGAATCTGCACACTGGCATCGAGGACCATCTGTCTAACTGGCACATTCTATCTTATTATCACTCTACCACAGTCCTCCGCTTATTCCTTCTGCGCTTTCTCGCTCTCgtctccccgctctctctctcgccttaccctcctccccccccccccgctctctctAATAGCGCCTGTGACTGGATCTCTCACATTCTTCTGCTTTTTAGCTCGTTCTTTTTCCCCTTACCCTCACTGGCATGTCACAACAGGCTCCACATGGGTACACACAAGTTGTCCTTCCCTGTCAAAAGACCCACATCCAGTGGGATTTGTGGTGTTAACCACATAATGGAAATCAAACACTGTTGCATTTAAGGGATTAGTCAATCACATGTTAAGTACTTGGGTTGTTATGGATGGTGGGTACTTATGTGTGGTGATTCAAGTGTGTATTCAGGCACATTGAGTATTTCTGTGTTGTCCAAATATCTGTTatataaccttggtttcatgacTGCAAATATGCAGAAATAATGTGTTCATTTGATAGTTGGTCTTTAAAGCtgaaatacagtgttgacatgAATATATTTGTTTAGTAGCTTGTACAGAGGCAATAGTTCCTATACCatgctgccctctggtggttgaATGCTACTCGCATGTAAAAGACAGTGGCAGTCAGATTACACTCAATGACTGGGTGCTTCTCCATTTGATTAACAAACTAATCATAGGTCAAAAAGATGGCCGGTGTGTTTGACTGGTTACACTCACATAACCTGATCACATGTAGATGGGATTATCTAAAGTGACGGTGTGGTTAGTGACCTCTCACCACCAAACGCACAGTCCCCTCTCCAATCCCAGCATCCTTTTCACCCCAGACTGCTGAGACCCTTCTTGACTCCCGCTCTTTGTTGTCTGGTCTTTGACATACGGTTGACATGCAGTTGTACCTCCTGAGTGTGACGATGCAgctacacactatatacacactatccaACTCACCATGTTCTCTCTCGCCTATCTCCATTCAGCACTACACTAAAGACGCCGACGGCCTCTGTACCAGACTCATCAAGCCAAAGCTGATGGAGGGAACGGTGGCCGCCCAGGATGAATTCTCCAGGAGTAAGAACACTACTAACCTTGTGTTTCCATTCTCTGAGTCACTCTTGGTCTGTAAGAATACACACAGTGACTCAGTCTGTCTTCATCTTCTGTAGTACAGGAAACCTGGGCTTAATCACTTGAGTTAGCAGAAAGTCTTTAACCTTGTGCTTTGCTCTGTCTGGGGAAGGATGATGTTTCATTAGTACTGCTGGAACCAGTCTGactttctctctatatatctctctatctctctctatatctctctctctccatctctctctgttgctgCTCCACAGGTGGCTGGGCCTTGAACAGAAAGGAACTCAAGCTCATCCAGACCATTGGCAAAGGGGAGTTTGGAGGTAAAGACCCTAACTGAGACCAGTGCTGATAGTGTCTCTTTCCATCCCCGTGTGAGGTCGTTGTCCAGTGTTACCTCTCTATGTATCTGTTCAGATGTGATGGTGGGGGACTACAGAGGGACCAAGGTGGCAGTGAAGTGCATCAAACACGACGCCACGGCCCAGGCGTTCATCGCTGAGGCCTCCGTCATGACGTAAGTCTCAACCATTCTGTTTTATGGTCTTACCCACTTTCTCTAATACCTTAtgactgtgtgtttctgtgtctgtaccCCTTAGTGCGTAGCTATGTCACTAAAACCCTCTTCCCTGCAGGCAACTGAGGCATAACAACCTGGTTCAGCTGCTGGGGGTGATTGTAGAGGAGAGGGGCAGTCTCTACATCGTCACAGAGTACATGGCCAAGGTACTTCAGTCTAGTCTATTGCTGGGCCAGGGACTACTCTATCTAGGCTGGAGTCCACTGTCCCTTTATGATAGGGTCTGTTCCTACTTCCCAGCTTGACAGccgtccctctctccccccaccacAGGGCAGTCTAGTGGACTACCTCCGTTCTCGAGGACGGACCGTGCTGGGAGGAGACTGTTTACTCAAATTCTCACTGTAAGTCATCCTCAGGCAGTTCTGCAGTATTGGAATTCTTTATTCAATTATAATGTGATTTCCCTGGAGAGGATGCCAGAAACCAAAGTATTTTAAATGGCTATTGGTATCACTTATCAACAATGAAATGAGTTATTTGTCTTGGCTGAGTGATCCcattgtttctctctttctctgtctctcacatctCTATTTGATGACTCCTCTCCTCGTTCTCCCCTGCTGTGCAGTGACGTATGTGAAGCCATGGAATACCTGGAGGCCAATAACTTTGTGCACAGAGACCTGGCCGCCCGGAATGTTCTGGTGTCTGACGACAACATCGCCAAGGTCAGCGACTTCGGTCTGACTAAGGAGGCCTCGTCCACACAGGACACTGCCAAATTGCCTGTCAAATGGACCTCCCCCGAAGCCCTGCGAGAGAAGGTAAAGGTGGAAAGAGAGGGGATTGGACGAAGGAGGGAGGGGGTGTAGATGGGAGGATGTTTAAATAGTGTAGCCTAAgctctgtctttgtgtctgtggTGTCTTGTGTAGTTgacctcagcctctctctctgctccttccAGAGGTTCTCCACTAAGTCAGACGTGTGGAGTTATGGTATCCTGCTATGGGAGATCTACTCCTTTGGGCGTGTGCCTTACCCCAGAATTGTAAGTATGACATTGTGAGGTTACTCCAGCAAGGGTCAGCAGCCTTATCTGGCAAAAATGGATATATCTAGATGAGTGATGCATTTCATATCATTTAATAGCTGTGAAGCTTGTGCACAGGCAGATAGGTTGAGGCCACTGTTCAGACAGTGGAGGATGTTAGGACGTACTAGTAGAGTATGTGGTTGATAACGcccctcccctctgctcctcagCCCCTGAAGGAGGTGGTGCCGCGGGTGGAGAAGGGTTACAAGATGGACGCCCCCGACGGCTGCCCGGTGGTGGTGTACGACGTCATGAAGCAGTGCTGGACCCTGGATGTGGGGCTGCGGCCCTCCTTCTGCATGCTGAGAGACAAGCTGTCACATATCAGAGCCAAGGAGCTCTACCTGTGAGGGGCAGGGAGGGGAGACGCAGCAGactagaggggagggagggagcgtcTGGGCCGGGGTAAACTAACTGGAGCAGGACCGGAACTCCTCTGCCAGCCTCACCTGTGGACCACACCCTACCTGATACCTGACCTGCACCTGTTTTCCTCTGGGACTGTAGTAAACCTTCCCCTGTGTTACCTTCCCTCCACTCTTCTGAAAGAAAGGAACAGAAGTCCTGTATGTGTTGTATAGCTTTCTGTCAGCTGGTTGTCTTCCTTCTCTGTCCAGTCCAtcatcctccctctacccccttcCTCCTGTTCTCCCAGTCTCTCCACTGTGGCGTTGTCACCTCAAACTCTTCTTATTTTCTTCTTCTCCAAAACGTGATGATAATGGGGAGGCTGGCCTTTTCCTCCATGTTTGTCAGGTGCTCTCaatctctctcggtctgtctctctgtgccctGATCAttcctgtatctctgtgttggGTGGTAGTGTGCCTCTGcatgctgtctgtctctcaccctcctgTGTGGGGCCTTGCTTGGGGCCTTACTTGGGGCCTTGGCTCTGTGCCAAAGTGCCTCCAGTATACAGAGCTCCAGAACCTACTCCTCCACTCGGACTATTCAGTTTTTATtcctttttttaaatcttttttaaATCGTTTTTCTGGGGGGAGGTTGGTTGTGCAGTTGTCTCCCTCCGGCTCCAGAACAGGTTCTTCTATGTCCGTTAAAGAGAACGTGAACATTTCATAAAGAGCCTCCGCTGGGACACGCCTATCTCCAACTCCACACAGGACAGGGCTGGGCACTTCTCAACATGGTCGATTCATCATATGTGGGCTTGTTTTATATTAAAGGATAAAAAAAAGAACCaaaaaatgaaaagaaagaagccaAGGAAAGACAGACTGAAGGATATAAGAATGTTTTAGTGTAGCGAATGCTGGGGTTGGGTGTGTGCATGCCGTGCGAGAGGCCTTGGGTTTAACTGTCAGTGCTTTCAATGTTTATTATGCTACCATGATTCTGAATAAATCATTCCGTCTGAACAGTGTGGAAAGCACGTCAACACTGACATCACAGGGAGGGGGCTCCCCTCTGAAAGCACCTGGGTACTATTCAGTCATGTGAATGTCCTGGATGATAGAGGTAACAGCAGGGCAGTGGGCCACAGGGGATGCCCTGGGTGTTTGTTCCATATGAAGTGAGCCTCTACTCATTATACTATAACACACACATTCCCACACGGTAAATATTCATTTACACAGAGGTAATACAGCCATTCACACACTTTACATACCCACTGGGTTCATACATACACTTGGGCCAATGAATCTTATTTGGCTGAACTGTGAATAAGGTATTCTAACTATGGATATTGGTCCTGtggtcttcaaatcaaattttattggtcacatacacatggttagcagatgtcattgcgagtgtagcgaagtgcttgtcAGAACCTGTGACTTCACAGATTGAGCCTAAAAtaattctctctcacacagctctGTTTTagaatgtagaagtgtttgaGGGTGTGACAACAGATATAGCTGACGTGCCAAAAGAGTCTTCAAGCTGTGAAGCTGCAGTGTTCTGTGTCAGCTGATCTGTTCCATTTCCAGTGGTCAGTCAAATAGACTAAAGCTCCTCTCATTTCATTCTCTtctccattctctcctctctggggtggCTGTTCCTCCACTCGCCTCCAGTGACGTTCTGCtgcaaacaggacacacacagaatGACTGACTCTGAGCCTGAACTGAGCAGAGCTCAAATGGAACAGCTTTAAGGGTCTTGTCTGTGTGactggtttttttttttttgtaaagaaagaaaaaagaaaaaaaaacatgattgaATCATCTTCAGCTTTTGTCTTTCTTTCTGGCTCAAAGCCTTCCTCCTTTGCCCATGTGTCTTTCTGTTTCCATGCTGTCTCGCCAGCCCTGTTGCTTGCTGCACATAAGGAGCCAACAGTTGTCTATGTCCCTGGCGGGCTGGCTCGTTTTGATTCCTATGAATGTTAATGGTGCTGACAGTCCAGAGTGGTAACAATGGGCTGGTTACACAACACAGGGCGCTGTCAGCCAAGGCTGTGCGGTTCTGCTCAGCTGTCAGGACCCATCAATACACTAGGCCATCACTCCATCTCACATTTAGTGCTTCTGAAAACAGGAGGAGCATTGCTGGAGAGGGACCTCTCAGATTTAGATGCATGTTTTGATGTGTCCTGTCTCTATGGTTTGGGCTACTACAAGAGTGCAACAATTCATCTTACTCACCCAGTCATGTGATGGTTGTACCACTACCATGGATCACCACCAGCTGGCACCGTGTAGTCTACTCCAGTAgaactcatggatggatggatggagatacATGTTACgtcaggccttcattgtaaataagaatttgtttttaatcaATCTGCCTGGTAAAATACAATGCATCAATAAAAAAACCTGTATGTGTTATACTGCTAGTGTTATAGTGGTAACACCATAGTTAGTCACCCCCTTGCGTGTTCAAATGAAGCTGCATTAGGCTActtgtgaggtacagagatgtcATCCTACCTTGGAAGGGTCATAGTTCATTCCAGGTTTTTTCGTATGATTCTCATCTCAAactgacacacacattcacaattaAATGCCACAATCCtgtcaactacacacacacagttcagtgCGTGTTCTTCACTAGCACAGATGAGTGGAGGAGGATGCATCCTGTTTTATTCAGCTTTTGATATGTTGTCAGCAGAGATCCATAACTTATCTCCTAAGCCTGATATTTCTTGACAGCAACAAATTAAACCCCACCATGAATTAATCTGATTACACCAACAATTGTTGTTAAATCCAGGAGGATTCTGATGTTTGCAGGCTAGAGGCTAGTGTGGATTGTAGTGCCTGAGCCTCTGGGCCATTTGAAGTAGTTGAGTTGACAGATGTACATGTGACAGAATGTGGCGAGGTCATCTTTCTTCTACTCCATGTACTACAGCTGTCTGCTGACAGGAAGTCATATCTCATCATGGGTACCTCATCCAATTCGACATGCTGCTGTGATCACAATCCAATTATTAagtgggtggtttgagccctgaatgctgattgactgaaagctgtggtatatcagacctttatataacgggtgggtctaatgttgattggttaaaaccgcgtTCAATCCGGTGTCTATACCAgaagttaccactggctaaatctatgactttAAAATGTCGATTCACTCTGTTCCAtgtgactgtgcaatccactgttttatcagcccagccaggtactttataaacttgatctccactatcaGAAACATCTAGACAttttctcacatttcttttagactaacatttagttttcaacagcggagatgtgtataaaccttgctgtctgtctctctgacgtTTGCAGCATTGTTCCAATATTGGATTTCCAGCTGtcgcatagtaatgaacgtgtcgggatgagacagacaggcaggcagcttttctcagccattCGAAATCATGAATCGGTATCATTTTTATGGAtgtatcaatagaaaacaggtcaaacgaaacaaagtgcagctagtttgcagtctttccagcttcactGACTGTATTAGCtctgttgttggctagctcctgaACAACACAGTGTCCTGACatagagagcacattttctatgctaGGTGAAgtcgtgcctcattagctcattgttatggacgtatccaaataaatgtcactagagaACAGCTTAATTAAACAAataacaaatgcagctactttgttattctggctgcaccgTTTGACTTGCTGTAaattagctgtagttggctagctagcaaacaaggGATAAGAACTTTGCCTGCCAGTATGGaaatagaacatttagaacgaacgactgggtagCGTCCCTAGATACAGaatgaataaattcataaaaataacattttaaataaatatgtcaatcattatttgaatatgttggtaacccgttgtatgaaagtgataatgcccgagaagccggtatttggaggatatattggtacGGTTTGCCGGCCACTCGACTTTGTCTTGGGCCTAACAACACTCAtgacaatatatcctccaaataccggcttctcgggcattatcacttaagtatACCACGGTATGACAAAAAAAATACTAATTacattgataaccagtttataatagcaataaggtagctcaggggtttgtggtatatcgCTGTGTCCAGTTGATCTGCGTTgcattgtgcataagaacagctcttagctgtggtatattggccatataccacaccccctctggccttattgcttaattatttcACCTGATATGGTTGCCATAACTCGCAAGACTGGAGACACTGAACATgtaatagaacatagaaatagaagataTATAATAATGCTATGCTCTATACAGCACAGAGGAGGTTACcaaccctgtagctcagttggtagagcatggtgtttgcaacaccagggttgtgggtgtttgcaacaccagggttgtgggttcgattcccacggggggccagcacaggaaaaaaaaaaaaatgtatgaaatgtatgcattcactactgtaagtcgctctggataagagcgtctgctaaatgactaaaatgtaatgtaaaatgttattttactgGGAGAAATATGCAGAGAACAAAGATACTGATGCCAAAATGGGTTAATTTGTACTGGCGCAGCAGGACATGTGGGGGAGTTTTCCGATTCCAGCCCAATTCGGTGATGACAGGAACTAGTGAGCGGTGAGGTGATTGGTGCTGAAGGGAGTAGTCAGGCCGATGTcaggggcagtgcccctgtgacaataattttggacccccttgtggcccccctaaatgtggagtatgaaataatttttacataacacatttttgctatcgttctctttttttacatctgttattagacagtggcaacacgGAACACTAaagattatgaacatggtcttatgcctgctaatgcctgcaatgcagtgaagaaaacgatatgacaacaataacgtctaatgtaactggcccctctaacagtacaactggccccagcttggccccccccagttgaaatggtttaGAACCGCCACTGGCTGCGATGTGTGGCTGTCTCAGCTGTCCACATGGGCCCACTGTGCTCCCCACTCTGTTGCTCCCTGACAAATCCCCTTCCACAAAGCTCCATCAATTCCCTTCCTTCCCCTTCGTCTGCCCTGGTCTGGGATCAGATCTCTCACTCCACTGAACAGCCCCTAAAAATAATCTGTTGCTTCAGCTGATGTCTCAGCAGCAATTAGCTTCTATTTGTGGCCATGCATGCAGACATCTCAGATAGCTACAGGTGTCACTGTGGTCCTGACTGTCTGGCCGGGGCATTGTTTTGTGTCTGCGGACTGGGAGGTTTATGCCCCGAGGTCTATTGGCTCGGCAGCTTTTGGCTTTGTTATAGAAAGGCTTAATAACGCAGTTCTTGGTGTCTTTTGGCAGCCTTGGTTATTATTAGTTGGTCGTAGTAGTACGACAGCCTTGTGCCACATTAGTGAGTGCAGAATAATTTTTCTGTAATCCCATTCTGAGCTGGTTGGATGGACTAATGGGCTGAGTAGTATTCTGTAATGCTATTCAGTGGTTTGTTATTGTTGTAATTGTGCTCTTTAGTATggaaatttgttcttaactgacttacctagttaaataaataaattaggattcttagttcaaatcaaattttatttgtcacatgcgtgaatacaacaggtgtagaccatacagtgaaatgcttacctacaagcccttaaccaacaataggTATTTTCTTGAAACTGTAAagaaacaaataatgaaagagcagcagtaaaataacaatagcgagactatatacagggtgttacggtacagagtcaatgtggaggctatatacagggggtaccggtacagagtcaatgtggaggctatatacagggggtaccagtacagagtcaatgtggaggctatatacaggggctaccagtacagagtcaatgtggaggctatatacagggggtaccggtacagagtcaatgtggaggctatatacagggggtaccggtacagagtcgaggggagggggcaatgcaaatagtctgggtagccatttgattagatgttcaggagtcttatggcttgggagtagaagctgtttagaagcctcttggacctagacttggtgctgtGGTACCACTTGCCgcatggtagcagagagaacagtctatgactagggtcgctggagtctttgaccatttttaggaccttcttctggtatagaggtcctggatggcaggaagcttagccccagtgatgtactgtgtcgttcgcactaccctctgtagtgccttgcggtcggaggccgagcagttgccataccaggcagtgatgcaaccagtcaggatgaactcgatggtgcagctgtagaacctttttgaggatctgaggacccatgccaaatctttgggaataggttttgttgtgccctctttacgactgtcttggtgtgcttggaccagtTGTGCCGACAACTGAGTCCCGTATATTTTTCATGTCTGACTGCAGAAGGTATGACCTTGCCGTCACAGCTAGTCATCGACCCACTAGACCTGGCAGGTGGGCAGAGCCATGTCTCAGTATCCCTGACTCCCCATACAGTACGTGACAGGGAGGACTGAGGACCATGTCCCGGCCCCTGTGACCGTGTGACGTCACTGAGCTGGGCTGGCCCTGGCCAGGTCGATCGTCAGTGGACATCATGTACTGAGAGAGAAACCCATGAGCTATGAATCAAATACACATGGCAGAGCAAGGCTCACCGTTTGTTCGTATAACCACAAATCATGGGTCACATGGACGTCTGAACAAAATAGCTTACTGACTCGTGGCATTGCAGATCATGGATAGGACATAATCATGGCGAGGTTGAACCAACCAGCATGTTATGATGCTCAATATGCTGGATCTGATCTGATCATACAGTATCGGAGATTACTAACAGTCAGTGTGTAGTTGTTTTATCAGCTCTACCACAACGAGACTCCAGATGGCCGATTtacatctaaccctaacccaagtgTGTAGAGCTCCTCCTGGGAGACAGGtgtgtagagagggagggaggtgaagcTCTGAGCTGGAGAAGACGGATAACAGCAGCAACAAAGGGCTGTGATGATGTAACGCTAGCTGGGCTGTTTTTTTGGGACTCTTTTAAAAATAACCCAATTGGAGCCCGGGGCACTGCATGGCTGATATGTTCGTTCGGCTTTGTGAAATAGCAAGGTTCTCAGAGTCAGAGAGAACATGTTTTCTGCACCAGTTGTCAGGCTGGATTTGCATTCCGTCTGTGACATTTCACCCTTCTGCCCCAAGCCCCGCGCCCACTGCCTGCCGGAGGGGCGTGCGGTGCCAACACACATCTGTCTCAGAGCAGGGTGAGGGGCCCCTGGAACCACCATagaccccctcctcctctacccaacCCCCTCTCCTGGATCACTTTATCCTCCCCTAGTTAGCCACCTGAAACATCAGTACATTAGATTGCATGGCATGACAGCCATAAAGAAGAGAATAGCTAGATTTAATACATGAATACAAGGCGTAGCTGTGTCTGAGGCTGTGCAGATTAACTGCTGCTTTAGTGAATCTAGATGGGTCAGTGGTTGAGTCAACACTGAGGACtagatttacatttacgtcatttagcagacgctcttatccagagcgacttacaaattagtgcattcaccttatgatatccagtggaacaaccactttacaatagtacatctatatctttttgtttgggggggttagaaggattacttaatcctatcccaggtattccttaaagaggtggggtttcaggtgtctccggaaggtggtgattgactcctctgtcctggtgtcgtgagggagcttgttccaccattggggtgccagagcagcgaacagttttgcctgggctgagcgggaactgtgcttccgcagaggtagggaggcgagcaggccagaggtggatgaacgcagtgcccttctttgggtgtagggactgatcggAGCCTGAAGGTActgaggtgccgttcccctcacagctccgtaggcaagcaccatggtcttgtagcagatgcgagcttcaactggaagccagtggagtgtgcggaggagcggggtgacgtgagagaacttgggaaggttgaacaccagacgggctgcggcgttctgga
This window harbors:
- the LOC115203262 gene encoding tyrosine-protein kinase CSK, which gives rise to MSGIQVPWLPGTECVAKYNFLSTNEQDLPFCKGDVLTIIGVTRDPNWYKAKNTVGREGTIPANYVQKREGVKSGGKLSLMPWFHGKITREQAERLLYPPETGLFLARESTNYPGDYTLCVSCDGKVEHYRIIYHDGKLSIDEEEFFQNLMQLVEHYTKDADGLCTRLIKPKLMEGTVAAQDEFSRSGWALNRKELKLIQTIGKGEFGDVMVGDYRGTKVAVKCIKHDATAQAFIAEASVMTQLRHNNLVQLLGVIVEERGSLYIVTEYMAKGSLVDYLRSRGRTVLGGDCLLKFSLDVCEAMEYLEANNFVHRDLAARNVLVSDDNIAKVSDFGLTKEASSTQDTAKLPVKWTSPEALREKRFSTKSDVWSYGILLWEIYSFGRVPYPRIPLKEVVPRVEKGYKMDAPDGCPVVVYDVMKQCWTLDVGLRPSFCMLRDKLSHIRAKELYL